TCGAGTTCATATCAGGTgaacaaactactctaatagaacacacactaatAACCTGGTACTATGCAGGTACAAAGATGAGAGGTCTAGCTAGGGAAGGAAAGGATCCACCCAATGGTTTCATGGCTCCAACAGCTTGGAAGGTGTTATCAGAATATTATCAATCAACAAAAACAACATGATCAACATGAATGATAAGAACAATGAACaattataatatttatttttgtttcACTCATTTCTCAGAACATAAATAATATATTACTGTTTCTGGTCAGATCCACTGTTGCTGGTGGCCCCATATTGGGAATAGCTTGTGTGGGACGTACCCCCAATTGTGTGTCGTCTATCCAAGTCTGATCGTGACCATGCACTCCTGCTAGAAGTGTGATTGTTATGATGTCTAGAATTGCTAGTCCTGTTTGTAGAATAGTCATCCATGGAGTCTTGGAGGGTGTCATCACTTTGAGCATCATCCTCATCCCATATTTGAGCTGGGAAGTTGAGCAGTGGGTCTTCCTGTTTCTCCTCATATGTGCTACTGTAGTTAACATAGAGGCCTTCAGGAGGGACACGCCTCTTCCATGCCCATACTTTCTTCCTGACAGTCCACAGGAAATACAAGATGATGAACAGTAATGGCAACATGGCTAGTATTAGCTGCCACCACTGGAGAGCATCTGGGTCATAGTCTTGTCGACTATGTGCTCCATGATCATGATCCAACAGATAAATGTTGATGACACTGATTAGAATGATGTTAGCAATTGACAATAACATGACACTATTATCCCGAGACTTCTTAAAGGGCTGAGCAATGCCTATCAGGACTAGGAAGGCTACAGATATCACAATGTTCAGAAAGTATGTGTCACTCTGTGCTGAGAATGCAAACACCATGAATATTATCAGTCTATAGCAGAAGAGCAGCCCAGCAAAGAACTCACGGTATGGTCTGTAGCTACCTTGAAAACAGTCAATGATTGGTTTGAGCTTGATGAATGGTCTCTCCAAACAGGTACTGACACCACTATAGACTCTGAAGCGGTCAAGGTGTACCCATTCTCTCAGCTTACCCATCAGTTGAGGCACTAGTGGAAAGCTCAACAGACCAAGTGCTGGTAGGAATACTAGAAAGATTAATATAAAAATTGCCGGGACTGCATATTTCATATGTTCTCCACAGAGGAACAGCAGTGTTCCCTGGTAGGTTGGTACGGCCTCTTTGTGTTTCAGTGTTGTCTTTGATATTATAAGAAATGAGACAAGAGCTAGTCTGGTAAATGTCAGAGTCCAAACTGTGGCCAATCCACTAACCATTGACTTCTTCACAGCGACCCTCCACTTTAGTTGGTACCAGCACTTGTAGAAGAAATTATGAAACCTTGCCATCCGCTGTGACTCCAAGCAACGATTAAATGACACATTACTCAACAAATAaacaatgaagaacagtagaaaTGGGTACAACCCTGATGAATAACTAATCAGTAGCACATCCATTGTATTAAGATGGTTGGCCAGGCAGTAAGGAGACAATAAACTGCCAAAGAACTGCAAGTTCCAAATATTGTACAAGAAGTGGATGGCCCTGATCAGGCCAGTGCTGTGTGGAGGTGGTGGTAGTTCATCATCACTCACAATCCTCAAAGCATCGAACACTTGGAAGAACAAAATGATCGAGCTAGTTACACCAGAGTGAACGTTGATATCAAAAAACAGTATGGCTCCAAAGAATACTGTCAGTGGTACAAACTCAGTCAGTATATACAATAACCAGCCATACTTGCTAGAGGAACACTCAATACATTTGTACTGTAGAGCCCTCACATTGATAGCCACACTATGATTAGGTGTACAAATGCCACACAATCGACCATTCCTGTTCTGTGGAGAACATATCAAGTCATTTAAGGCAGCATTACTTGCTGCACTTGGTAGTTTAAGACGAAATGTAGAGCTAATGCAGTACCTTGCTGGACACTTGGCAGTAACAAAATTATTCTCATTAGCAGTGTCGTTATTTAATATGTAGCCAGCCCAATAGCCTCTAGCAAGGTATGCACTAAATGACACATCATCACAGTACAACACACCACGCCAATTCTGGTACTGACATGTGCACATTCCATCACCAGTTGTTTTGTTACCCTGCCAACCATACCCTGGTGGGCACTGTTGTAACAACACGTTGAGTACGTAGGACACATTACGAGGACTATTGGTAACTAGCAACACTCGGGTCTGACTGCCAGGTAGGCCATTAGAGGACACTTTGTAATCCGCAGTCAAGTTAGGATACATTGTAACATTTTCACTTTTAGAGTACAGCCATATTGACCCTTGAGTTGAGTGCCCCCAATCATCCACTGGATTAATAGGTAACAAGCTAATGTTCCCTGGAGCTGTGCTGAAGGGTGGTAGCTGTTCAGATCCATCAAGTCTCTGGCCAGTTTCACTTGATTTGAAGTAAGCTATATCACTGGCAATCTGCTTGTTCTCATTAGGGGTGTATGTGAATATATTAGTCCAGTTGAATACCTGTGCTAAGTTGTAGTCAAGGTTTCCATATGAAGCTCCCCACACACAGGGCAGCAATGAGGTGGTATAAATGGCTGGCCCAAGTGGTGCCGTGTTATTAATAAAGGTGAAATGGACCTCCCAAGTGTTGGGATGTGCAGACTGATCAAAATATTGAAGGAAACAGTTTCTACTGCTCAGTATATCATGCTGACTGCTAACCAGTGAGTATATGGCTCCACCCTTGACAAAGGCTGAATTGTTGTAGAACAAGAAGTGCACTCCAGGCCATAAACCAATATAGGAGTTACCCATCAGTGACATAGCACCACCAGTCCAGCCATTATTGTAGAGGAAATTGGCGTTGGTGTTGTTAGTGAAAATGGCTCCACTACCAAACAGTGATAGAGCAGTTCCACTGTTATTACAGAATTGCACTTCATCATAGAAATGTACTGGTACACAATCAGCATACACAGCCCCATCAGTATTGGTCCATCCATTCTTGTAAAAGTTGCTCTGTTGTATCGTGACGTTA
The Dysidea avara chromosome 7, odDysAvar1.4, whole genome shotgun sequence genome window above contains:
- the LOC136260230 gene encoding uncharacterized protein, which gives rise to MTPAKKMGVAHMVLIFSCVMWSGAAGKPKVTNITVDADNGHDGDDCGSSFTPCHSLNYTFTEILPDCTNTILTIYLNNGNYNYSLSDYQFHNCYNVSIIGMGSVRISCSSEAGFAFINCDNVIINEVDFFHCGAKQNSTSTASSTAKTTLPVSTALYFSFCNTVTMSHVQVAYSHTTGVVMYNTLELMVDHCEFHGNSVSDNSMLLGNGGFYVEFCYCDPGTVSDCTPHNNSNAKLVFKSSSFLENHSLKNSDQLNRTYYIPHKNDYFSFGRGGGLSLVLKGNATNNHILLDHCEMAYNTALFGGGLFIEFEDDSNNNVIEVNTTNLVHNCVLNDSPTNGTGGGGARVDFLYFDDNLEVQPNNTVLFDGCSFFINSANHGGGISLLTTPEQHVISPTNKMIVRNCTFENNTASVGSAIDLSTWHSIKTGLPANVTIQQSNFYKNGWTNTDGAVYADCVPVHFYDEVQFCNNSGTALSLFGSGAIFTNNTNANFLYNNGWTGGAMSLMGNSYIGLWPGVHFLFYNNSAFVKGGAIYSLVSSQHDILSSRNCFLQYFDQSAHPNTWEVHFTFINNTAPLGPAIYTTSLLPCVWGASYGNLDYNLAQVFNWTNIFTYTPNENKQIASDIAYFKSSETGQRLDGSEQLPPFSTAPGNISLLPINPVDDWGHSTQGSIWLYSKSENVTMYPNLTADYKVSSNGLPGSQTRVLLVTNSPRNVSYVLNVLLQQCPPGYGWQGNKTTGDGMCTCQYQNWRGVLYCDDVSFSAYLARGYWAGYILNNDTANENNFVTAKCPARYCISSTFRLKLPSAASNAALNDLICSPQNRNGRLCGICTPNHSVAINVRALQYKCIECSSSKYGWLLYILTEFVPLTVFFGAILFFDINVHSGVTSSIILFFQVFDALRIVSDDELPPPPHSTGLIRAIHFLYNIWNLQFFGSLLSPYCLANHLNTMDVLLISYSSGLYPFLLFFIVYLLSNVSFNRCLESQRMARFHNFFYKCWYQLKWRVAVKKSMVSGLATVWTLTFTRLALVSFLIISKTTLKHKEAVPTYQGTLLFLCGEHMKYAVPAIFILIFLVFLPALGLLSFPLVPQLMGKLREWVHLDRFRVYSGVSTCLERPFIKLKPIIDCFQGSYRPYREFFAGLLFCYRLIIFMVFAFSAQSDTYFLNIVISVAFLVLIGIAQPFKKSRDNSVMLLSIANIILISVINIYLLDHDHGAHSRQDYDPDALQWWQLILAMLPLLFIILYFLWTVRKKVWAWKRRVPPEGLYVNYSSTYEEKQEDPLLNFPAQIWDEDDAQSDDTLQDSMDDYSTNRTSNSRHHNNHTSSRSAWSRSDLDRRHTIGGTSHTSYSQYGATSNSGSDQKQ